In the Pecten maximus chromosome 5, xPecMax1.1, whole genome shotgun sequence genome, CCAGGGTTCACCATCGAAGAGGCTCTCGGTGTGTTTCTTTTGTAATAAAGAGGGCCATTTTGTCAAGGATTGTCCTGTGAAGGCCTCCTGTGTTGCTGATAGATCTCGCTCCCCTTCCCCATCAGCTGCCAGGAAgaatttaaacttcaaaggGTCGCAGATGTAGGCCGATCAGCGACCCTCCCTGATGACAATAGCAGGCCATCTCCTTTGGCGTCACATCAGCCAGTTGTGAGACAAGTAGGGGTGAAGGACCGGGATGTTGAGAATATAGAGGTCGCGTATAGGGGATTAATGATAGAGGGCGGTCCTAGGACTATGATACTGAATGTCGTGGTTGGGCTTCGCGTCATACCCGCTGTAGTAGACACTGCAGCTCAGGCCTCTATAATTAATCGGAGCATATTTAAGCAGTTGCTGCCCGACAAACAATCTGTCGGCCGATATGGTCTAAAGGGTGTAGGGCAACAGTCTCTTCTTGAAGCTCAACGGGCGTCCGATGTGCATATGAGCATTGGGGATTCAAACTTTAAAATTGATCTCCTGGTAGCTAATATAGCTGATGAGCTTATCTTAGGAATAGATTTCCTAGAACGACATCGAGCAGTCATAGACTTCTCAAACTATTCAGTCATGTTGAATGGCTACCGGTTTCAGGCGGAGTGCATGCTTAATAATGGGAAGGAGCCTGTGAAAGTGTACAGATTGGTCGTTGGGAAGAGAGCAGTTGTCCCACCAGACTCAGTGAAGTTTATTGTGGTAAGGACGACAGGGCGAGAATCGCCGGAAGGGGATATCTTAGTCCAGCCTTATCAGGAATTGGAAGGCCTGCTCATTCCTCGCGTACTTCATCGTGGTTCCTCAGTCATGACTGTTGTCGTGTGTAATCTGTCGGATAAGTTCATCACCCTCAAGGCGGGACTTCCTTTTGGGACGGGGATGCAGTCCGAGGTTACGCCCGAGGTTACCACCGAGGAAGACACGGCGGAAAGAGGACAGTTTAGTGTCAGACACACAAAGATGGATCGGTACGGCAACCCAGACGATGGATTACGAGCGCTGGTCGAGGAGCTGCCGGAATATTTGCAGGACCTTTTCTTTCGTTCTACTGCCAACCTACCAGCCGGCCAGTCAATACGGGTCGCTGAACTGTTGATCCGCTTCAAGGGCGTGTTCGCCAAAGATGACCTGGACTTGGGGCTTTTCAATGGGGGTATTAAGCACCGCATAGACACGGGAGACTCTAGACCGGTTAGACAGAAGATGAGACGTACTCCGTTGGGGTtcgaggaggaggaggaggaccACATTCACAAGATGTTGGAGAAGGGGGTGATCCAGATGTCCACATCGGAATGGGCTGCCCCGCCTGTTTTGGTCCGGAAGAAGGATGGCAGTCTCAGATACTGTATAGACTACCGGCTTCTTAACAAGGCAACTGTCAAGGACGCTTTTCCTCTTCCTGCCATCGGAGCCTGTATAGATACCATCGCAGGAAGTATGTTCATGAGCACTCTAGATATGGCAGCCGGGTATTGGCAAGTCGAAGTGGCCGAACGAGATCGTCATAAGACAGCTTTTATTACGAAACACGGGTTGTTTGAACATGTGCGGTTGCCATTTGGCTTATGTAACAGCCCAGCGACCTTCAACAGAGTTATAGAACTAGTGCTTCGTGGACTGACTTGGAGGGATTGTTTGGCGTACTTGGATGATGTCATGGTCCTTGGGAATGATTTTGACTCTCATATTCGCAACCTAGGTGAAGTACTGACGAGGTTCCAGAAGTACAACCTCAAGTTAAAACCAAAGAAATGTCACCTTTTCCAGACAGAGGTCAAGTTCCTTGGGAAGATCGTGAGCGCAAGCGGTGTATCAGTTAATCCTGAGAGTACAGAGGCTGTCCGTAACTGGAAGGTTCCGGTGAATAAGCGTGACGTAGAGTCCTTCCTGGGATATGTGAACTACCATCGCGAACATATTCCAGGATTTGCTCAGCTAGCGATACCTCTCCATGACCTTACGGGTAAAGCTGATTTCTGCTGGGTCGAGCGGCATCAACAGGCATTTGAGGACTTGAAGAATGCTCTCATCAATGCCGTGGTATTGGCCTATCCGAATCCAAAGGACCCCTTCATCCTGGATACTGATGCCTCCGACGGAGCAATTGGTGCTGAGCTGAGTCAGGTCCAGGATGGAAGAGAGAAGACCATCTGCTTTGCTAGTAGAGCTTTAACACCAGCGCAAAAGAGATATTGTACCACACGGAAGGAACTGTTGGCTATAGTTTCCTTTACACGGCAGTTCAGACATTATCTTCTCGGAAAAACGTTTGTGGTCAGGACAGACCATAATAGTTTGAGATGGTTGTTAAATTTCCGGAACGTTCAGGGTCAGCTAGCAAGATGGTTAGAGGAACTCTCTTCATACAATATGGTTATTCAGCATCGGGCGGGTGCGGACCATGTCAATGCGGACGTGCTCTCACGATTGTCCGATCCCCTCGAAAGCTGTTCTAGCTATCAATGTGGGGTTCCATTATCCGCGTTGCCTTGTGGAGGCTGTGCATTCTGCACCCGAGCTCGTAACCAGTGGGAGGTGTTTGAGGAGGAGGTTGATTATGTGGTTCCGCTAACTGTTAGGCGGGTGTCGTCGCCTGACACCGAAGTCAGCTCCTTGATATATCCGACATGGACGGATCACCTCTCAGAGGAGGAGCTGCGAGCTAGACAGTTGGAAGACCCAGACTTGCGACTTGTCATTGGGTGGTTGGAGAACGAGGAGAGTCCATCAGAGGTCGATCTCAGGGTCGCGGGTAAAGAAGTCCGACATTGGTGGAATTGTCGAGATCAATGGTGCAAGCGGGGTCAAGTCTGGTTTTATCGCTGGGAGGACCCTATTACTCCGAGACTGTTACTTCTTCTTCCTAGGTCCTTACGGCTTCTGGCCCTTCAGAAGTCTCATGATCTGCCCAACTCGGGACACCTAGGGGAAACAAAGACCCTTCAACGTGTTAAACAGAGTGTTATCTGGTACGGGATGTCTGGTGACGGCAAGAAGTACGTATCGTCTTGCAGGGTCTGCGGACTCAACAAGAAAGCAAGTATCAAACCCAAAGCTGCCCTCGGACAATACCATTCTGGGAACCCAATGGAGAGGGTTCACATGGACATTTTGGGGCCTCTTCCCGTTACCCCACGAGGGAACAAGTACATCCTCATGGTGATTGACCAATTTTCAAAGTGGTTAGAATGCTACCCATTGCCGGACCAGAGCGCAGAAAGTGTCGCACGGGCTGTGGTGGATGAATTCATCTCCAGATTCGGCTGTCCACTGGAAATCCACACGGATCAAGGCAGAAATATGGATGGGTCTCTTGTAAGGACAGTTTGCAAATTGCTTCAGATCACAAAGACGAGAACAACTCCATACCATCCAGCTTCCAATGGTCAGATCGAAAGGTATAACCGGACTATTCTACAGTCACTCCGATGTTTTATCGACGGGAAACAAGGTAGTTGGGATCAACATCTACAGCAGCTTGCAGGGGCCATAAGAGCAACTGTGCACCGGCAAACCGGGTTCACTCCTAATCGGATGATGTTGGGTAGGGAGGTAACCCAGCCTCTTGACATCTATCTGGGCACATCTAATGTTAAGTCTCAGGTAGAGAGTCCCGCTGAGTATGTGCTCGGTTTGGAGGAAGTGTTAGAGGAAGTCCATCGGATTGCACGCCAGAATCTTGGCGGCGCGCAGCACAGGCAGAAGAGGGATTATGATCTCCGAGTTCACCAAAGAGCCTACCAGGTGGGGGATGTAGTTCTGAAGGTGGATTCTTCTACGACAGTTGGGGTATCGAAGAAGCTGAAGGCTCCTTGGAAGGGGCCCTATTTGGTGACCACGGTAAAATCGCCTGTGTTGTACACCATCACCGACCGGAAGGGCAGTAGTGTTATCCATCACGATCGCCTAAAACTTTGTAAGGACAGAGAGTTTCCGGTCTGGCTGAGGAGAATGAGGAACGAACTCCTCAAGGAGCTGGAAGTGGAGTCGTCGGCTGATTCCCGGGAGCGTGAACATGAGGGTGATATGGGACTACGGAAGTTGTTTTCTGGTCCTGGTTCCACGGCAGGGGCAGGAGAACCCGATGAGAACGGTCAGGTAACACAGAACTCTCCGACCCCGCGGAGTTCCCGCCGGAGGAGGTCCCCTAGGTATCTGCAGGATTACGACCTGTCATTCGGGAAGTGATGGGCTTTGTCGTATGAATCTGGATAGGACATGCGAGTTGCTCAGCAACTGTCGAGGACATGGAACTTGGTCTTTGTTCCAGCGACTAGTCGACATTTTATAAAATGGGGAGGAGTGTTGTGACTCTATGGGGCGAGTTGGTTTGCGGTGGTCCGAGTCTGTAGGTATATCTGGACAACTCGCCCGAAGGTGATGTGTGGAAGTACTCGTCACTCGTCCAGGTTAGTCTACATATGGTTGTTCTGGTATACGGACGTGTTTCACACACCGCACCTGACTGACCGTAGGCTCGCCGTATTGCAcggcattatatatatactatatccTAGCAGATATTGCATATTCACGGCTATCTTGCACAACAGCACCCACTGTAAGAATGAAACTTCCCATTGATCGAGACTGTAAGCGTTTGTGCGACGAAGACTGAAATAGAAAAAATGGCGGACGAAGACGGAGATAAGTATGCACAGTCTATTTTTCACGCTTTACCAACACCGTATATTcttttaagtaaaatatatcGATTAGTATTTGAAGAGTTCAATTTACGTTATGATTCGAAACAAAGTATGTTTCAGTTTATGGCCGACGTTCCGGTTTTTTCATCCTTATTATTTATTGCACAACGAGCCATGCTGCACGCGTGCTTGTAAATAAAATGTAGACCATTCGTTATTCGACGACGTTTATTTACATTCGTACCCGGTACTTAAACGGGTCCCTGAAGCCATCTTTCAATTAAGGTATAACTATGTTATTACGATGAAAAAGGTTATTAACTTAAATATGAATAGTAATCTGAACATGATCAGGTCGGGGAAACCCCTAGATCGGCGTATAATACCTCGATCGGCCTATTATACGCCGATTGAGGTATGGATTTGTTACTAGAAATAGCTCAAATCAATTTAAACtcatctttttaaaaatttctatCCAAGTCGCATGAatttatgacaaaataaataatattttgctGAAATATGTTTAATGGAAGCAGTGGCTACTTAGAAACTTGATGTTACAATCGCCGCCGTAGTAACACTACCATCGTAACATAGGCCATATAGACCGGAAGTATTACATCTGTTTTCAGTTCTTTCCCGCActcaaataaatttaatttttgtatttgtataacgTTTAATGCCTAAATAAATGCGACTTGGatagaaatttttaaaaaagatgagtttaaattgatttgagctatttttagtaacaaatccaTACCTCAATCGGCGTATAATAGGCCGATCGAGGTATTATACGCCGATCTAGGGGTTTCCCCGACCTGATGATGATCAGCGTTATACGGTAACGTTAAGTAGGTACTGTATACTAATATAGGTTTAGCTTTATACGATCACAATGTTTAAACCACTTGATTTGTTTGCAGTTTTGATGACGATTTAGATGAAGTAGAAGATGAAGAGCCACTTGATGAACCTATTAGTCAGGTAATTAATAATTATGTAACATATTTTTACAATctactaattaaaatatatagatgctcattctcactacgttatatgaacatctaacgacatcgcataaggggtcacgttctggtGAGTGGTGACCTTTGTTACCTCAATATTTCTCTTTCAGGTCGAATTGACAAATTTTTGATGTCATCAATCTCACCCACTTATCACATCATGCATCTGAAGTAgccctgagtttcctctggtgtagggccagagcgcactactatatgaaaacgtggaattatccgacaccgtaTGGTGCCGCTAAGAATTttgtgcaaatacaataaaattgggtttgacataacacctaccttacatatatggataactgagatatttatttaccccagaacacccattaGTCCCTATCTTGCATTATTCCAGCCGTATATACCCTATACCTagctttacgctagtcaaaatttcatacttgactcagcgccatattgctaactatgtaggtcaCAGGCGGACTAATTACCCCAATCAGACAGTGCAAGGTGGAgcgaaaagaaaagaaatactacatttatttttttatatattttaccgcttataatttataaaattataaaaaaaaataatgaatttttaaattgaatataacaggttttggtaaataataagcttagttttcttgatttaaactatgtaaaaagaaaaacacattAAATGATACATGAACTTTTCGGTCCATTGCATTCCAATTCGGGTGGTTAGTggtactgtcacttacaaaattgagggtcaacagtatgaaattttgagtagcgtaaagcgagggttcTATACGGATGTACGGGTGTTCAAgggataaataaatatctcatttatccatatatgtaaggtaggtgttatgtcacactcgattttattgtatttgcaccaaattcttagcgacgCCAAACAGTGTTGGataattccacattttcatatagtagtgcgctctggccctacaccagacatggtgtcggggccagaggaaactcgggctagcaTCTGAAGCTAACCATTTCGGTTATGCACTTTAGTCATGCTATTTTCACTTTCAAGATTCTgtaagtagtaatttgattggggtaatccaaaaggtcaccctgacatGAGTCACATGACCCATTATCCAATGTttttagatgttcatgtaacacagtgagaatgaccatctagattttaattagattgcatatttttacataattatatgatatttatcaaaatcatcTAGCAGGAAATccatgctacatgtatatccatgtatattgtatataacttagcaacacaaatgatgaaggaagacaactttttgactcgtgccctgaccgggcctcaaactcacgatctacggcacccaatcgtctagccagaaatacccgcagcctataccgctgcgccacatcagcgttcttaaaaaaagaacgtttcaatggcgcagagATGGttggcccgataccctgacatgatcattgtggaagttgtctataagatgatatgaatacctggatcgccatgtatttacatacatggatacgaattgtacatatattatatatatttctctcggtacaactacgacaggaaattcaaatctttatcttcggatcaccaacacaaagtgtatatgatacattgtgctaataaatagatacccacgatctacggcaccatgtatattgtatatatatatatatacaatgatagtaTTGTTCAATACGCGGGATGGATGACTTCTCTGACCAGTCCAAATTGGTAAAGAGTCTATGAGCAAGAGTTTCCAaattcctctggccctgacaccatttCTGGTGTAGGCCAGAGCAAAGCCAAGACTAAATGGGTGTGgtggggtaaataaatatctcttTATCTTTATGtataaggtaggtgttatgtcacacccaaTTTTATTTATCTGCACCGAAATCTTAATTACACCAATCAGTGTCGGAGAATTCTACATTTCCATATAGTAGTGTGTTTGCCCTACACCAGACagtgttagggccagaggaaactcagacTAAGAGCCTATCAGTTCTGCTGTTTTCAACATTCTATTCTTTTGTGAAAGTATCAGACCTCTATAGAGTGCAATAGTTCATAAAAAATGCAACACAATTTGATAAGATGTTGTCGGAAAAAATGCTTTTCAGTTGTGACcatttttaaagtatttatgTAAGATTCATCCCTGTTATAGGGAGGTGAGTTCTTGCTTGATAAGAAATAAATGATCTGatgtttatttgtatgtcaACAGCCACAAGACCAGGTTGAAGTGCTGTCCTCTGATGCTGGTCTGGCAGTTCCACCTGAGAAGAGGATCACTACACCTTACCTAACTAAATATGAAAGAGCAAGAGTGCTTGGGACCAGAGCACTGCAAATAGCGTATGTATTATAAACACTTCAAAGTGACTCTGATAAATCAAAAACCCAAATGAGTTTTGAATTACATGCTAAGTACAATGAAACTATGTTAACTGTAATTCTCTGTACAAATTGGcaatatttcaattaatcaGTAAATGTGCTTGGCTGGATGTAGACTTGATTAACACATCATCTTTAATCATCCATACATCAGACAATGTGATTACATAATTACAGAATGTGTGCCCCGGTGATGGTAGAATTGGAAGGAGAAACCGATCCTCTACTCATTGCCATGAAAGAGTTAAAGTAAGTTAATCAGAAAGCACTGTGTGATGTAGATCAGTCTGCTATTGACAGAATACCAACCTGTGTTAAATGTAGAAATTAGTGACAAAAAAGATAACACAAACTGATGACTGTAAAAACACCTGAAATTCAGGAAAAATAATgagtttgaatttaaaaaaaaccttttaaaacaCTTCCATGAAACTTTGACTGTTACTGTACAATTGACCTAGGATATTTTCACACTAATGGATGAAATAGATTCTTTAGTATTAATATGGATTTTCTGAATAAAgttatcaagttttttttattatcccTCATGAGGAAGTGGGAAAGGGGAAACATTGTTCCATTTATATGTGCATATACACGTTCACCTTTTTGTCAACACTGATGCAGTGGTCAAGTATCAAAATAGTGAGAATACCTCAAACAAGTTTGTGTTTCACGGTGCCAAGGGAAAtgacaaggtcactgttactatttaatGAAAATCTTTGTCAACACTCGAGTGACATCCTTAAtttgattttgatcaaaattcatATTATGGTCGAGTATGAAAATACCTCTAACAA is a window encoding:
- the LOC117327896 gene encoding DNA-directed RNA polymerases I, II, and III subunit RPABC2-like: MADEDGDNFDDDLDEVEDEEPLDEPISQPQDQVEVLSSDAGLAVPPEKRITTPYLTKYERARVLGTRALQIAMCAPVMVELEGETDPLLIAMKELKARKVPLIIRRYLPDGSFEDWAVDELLMTE